One genomic window of Ziziphus jujuba cultivar Dongzao chromosome 4, ASM3175591v1 includes the following:
- the LOC107415598 gene encoding cyclic dof factor 2, translating into MSEPKDPAIKLFGMTIPVPEVSVSSGYSPGAPRSSSSSSAPVLEDGKDQERASSSNSLIEANTNRDGDEREVDMDSLREKQTETTLEDGAQPLSSEDFMNPDPIPGIGGNPKTPSVETGTATLKSSKSEEEQSETSNSQEKTLKKPDKILPCPRCNSMDTKFCYYNNYNVDQPRHFCKNCQRYWTAGGTMRNVPVGAGRRKNKNSASHYRHLTVSEALQNARTDVPNGIHGHHPSLKSNGTVLTFGSDTPLCESMASVLSLADKTMRNSTRNGLHKPEKLRVPVTYGGGENGDDPLGGSSVITTDTKHEECKTGSQEQVMQNCQGFQPQMPCYPGAPWPYPWNSAQWSPPVPLPPFCPPGFPMPFYPAAAYWGCSVPGTWNIPWLPQPPSPNQTALCSGPNSPTLGKHSRDENTLKANCSGEEEPPKENNAERCLWIPKTLRIDDPGEAAKSSIWATLGIKNDKADSFSGRGLFKAFQSKSDDKNHVAETSPVLQANPAALSRSFNFQESS; encoded by the exons ATGTCGGAGCCAAAAGACCCGGCGATCAAGCTCTTCGGGATGACGATTCCAGTTCCTGAGGTCTCGGTTAGCTCCGGTTACTCTCCCGGAGCTCcacgttcttcttcttcttcttctgctccTGTTCTTGAGGATGGTAAGGATCAAGAACGTGCTTCTTCCTCTAACTCTTTGATTGAGGCTAATACCAACAGAGATGGAGATGAACGAGAGGTCGACATG GACTCATTGAGAGAAAAGCAAACCGAGACTACACTGGAAGATGGAGCCCAACCTCTGTCTTCAGAAGATTTTATGAATCCAGATCCAATTCCTGGAATAGGTGGGAACCCAAAAACACCATCCGTAGAGACGGGAACTGCTACATTAAAATCTTCTAAGAGTGAAGAAGAACAGAGTGAGACAAGTAATTCACAAGAGAAGACCCTGAAGAAACCAGACAAGATACTTCCATGCCCGCGCTGTAATAGCATGGACACCAAGTTTTGTTACTACAACAATTACAATGTTGACCAACCCCGACACTTCTGCAAGAATTGTCAGAGATATTGGACGGCTGGTGGGACCATGAGGAATGTGCCTGTTGGTGCTGGTCGTCGCAAGAACAAGAATTCTGCTTCTCACTATCGTCACTTAACTGTCTCTGAAGCTCTTCAGAATGCTCGAACTGATGTTCCAAATGGAATCCATGGACACCATCCTTCACTGAAGTCGAATGGCACTGTCCTAACCTTTGGCTCAGACACACCTCTTTGCGAGTCAATGGCTTCTGTTTTGAGCCTTGCTGATAAAACTATGCGGAACAGTACACGAAATGGATTACATAAACCTGAAAAACTTAGGGTTCCAGTTACTTATGGGGGtggagaaaatggagatgatcctTTGGGTGGATCTTCAGTTATAACAACAGATACGAAACATGAGGAATGCAAAACTGGGTCACAAGAGCAAGTCATGCAGAATTGTCAGGGCTTTCAACCTCAAATGCCATGTTATCCTGGGGCTCCTTGGCCTTATCCCTGGAATTCTGCTCAGTGGAGTCCTCCAGTACCGCTGCCCCCCTTCTGCCCTCCAGGCTTTCCAATGCCATTCTACCCTGCTGCAGCTTACTGGGGTTGTAGTGTGCCAGGCACTTGGAACATCCCTTGGCTTCCTCAGCCACCATCTCCAAACCAGACTGCCCTGTGTTCTGGTCCTAATTCTCCAACATTGGGGAAACATTCAAGGGATGAAAATACACTTAAGGCCAACTGCTCTGGGGAAGAGGAGCCGCCTAAAGAAAATAATGCTGAAAGATGTCTCTGGATTCCAAAGACGTTGAGAATTGATGACCCAGGAGAAGCTGCAAAAAGCTCTATATGGGCAACACTAGGGATTAAGAATGATAAAGCTGATTCGTTTAGTGGGAGAGGACTCTTTAAGGCCTTCCAATCAAAGAGTGATGACAAGAATCACGTAGCTGAAACTTCTCCCGTATTACAAGCCAATCCGGCAGCATTATCTAGGTCATTCAACTTTCAAGAGTCCTCGTGA
- the LOC107405148 gene encoding uncharacterized protein At5g19025, translating into MVYFHSSISVCKSVDQPSSMPVSMSLSDQGAKSKQHNHVHRSKKMPSSPNCPKSTVCERSRSAVIDVVILIAVIGACGFLLFPYIKFLFVKAMEIVPVIIYVVKEEFSRAPLVYGSVGISICCATLAAWGVLACMTRKCGNPSCKGLRKAAEFDIQLETEDCVKNSSSSVKDGVKKGLFELPRDHHRELEAELKKMAPPNGRAVLVFRARCGCSVGRLEVPGPKKHSRKIKK; encoded by the coding sequence ATGGTCTATTTCCATAGCTCAATCTCGGTCTGCAAGTCCGTTGACCAACCATCTTCCATGCCGGTTTCGATGAGTTTATCCGACCAAGGTGCAAAATCCAAGCAGCATAATCATGTTCACAGAAGCAAAAAGATGCCCAGCTCTCCCAATTGCCCGAAAAGTACTGTCTGCGAACGATCTCGATCGGCCGTAATCGATGTTGTAATCTTGATTGCTGTAATTGGTGCTTGTGGGTTTTTGCTGTTCCCTTATATCAAGTTTTTATTCGTTAAGGCCATGGAAATTGTTCCGGTAATAATTTATGTGGTGAAAGAGGAATTTTCTCGTGCTCCTTTGGTTTATGGATCTGTAGGAATCAGCATTTGCTGTGCTACATTGGCTGCGTGGGGTGTGCTGGCATGTATGACTAGGAAATGTGGGAATCCAAGCTGTAAGGGCCTTCGAAAGGCGGCTGAATTTGATATTCAGTTAGAAACAGAGGACTGTGTGAAGAATTCATCTTCTTCTGTGAAAGATGGAGTGAAGAAGGGTCTTTTTGAATTGCCTCGCGATCACCACCGTGAATTGGAGGCAGAGCTTAAGAAGATGGCACCACCTAATGGAAGAGCGGTGCTGGTTTTCCGGGCAAGGTGTGGATGTTCTGTTGGTAGATTGGAAGTTCCGGGACCAAAGAAACATAGTAGAAAGATCAAGAAGtag